Sequence from the Salinicoccus sp. Bachu38 genome:
TACGATATCCTGCCTTTGTCACTGGAAGAGATATTCGCTTATGAAATGGGGGAAAAAGGCTATGAAATCAGCAACATCATTGTTGAATAGGACGCTGCTCAATCATTTCATGGGAGGGATATTCTGGCTGACAGTGCTTTTTCTTATCGGGAATATACTGATCCAGCCTTTGGCATTATGGATTGCCTCATCCAACTTCGAGATGATGGGTGGCAGGGAGTCACTGCCGGATAACCCGCTCAAGATGATGATAGCGTTCCAGCTTGCCGGTGGAATGGTCTATATAGTATTCATGGTGATGTTCCTCTTCAGCTATAAGAACAAGGAGTCCTCTCTTGATTTCATGCACAGTCTTCCCGTCAAAAGGAAGGGACTGCTTACTCATGCGCTGATTGCAGGGATAATCAATATCACCGTCCCGATTGCAATTACAGCCATCATATTACTATTGGAACGGTACTTTCTGGCGTTTGAAGTCACCTTCATGCAGATTGTGGAATGGTTCTTCTACACCCTGTTTGTACTGTTCGTCGTCTTCGCGGTAGCGGTATTCTTTGGCTTTATTGTGAACAGCATATTTGTGCATATGCAGATTGTCGTAATCGTGTTCTTCCTTCCTCTGGTATTCTGGGGACTGACTGTCACGGTAGCGGATATGCTTTATGATGGAATCGTCACTTCGCCTGAGGCAAGCGGGGGACTGATGGGTATCGTTACCCGCAATACCTTCCCGGTTTTTGCTGTGCAACAGGTGTTTGACGGTCTGGTGATATGGAAAACAGTCATATGGACTGCCCTGGCGATCATACTAATCGGGCTCTCCTATATCATCTACAACAGAAGCCGCAATGAGGATATCCACCATACGTTCAATAACAACTGGGTGAGGGATATACTGGTTGCTTTCATCACGATTTCGGGGATGCTGCTTGTAGGTATGATCATTTCCTTCGCTTTGCCGAGGCTGACGGTCGTCTTCATATTGGCCTTCATCATTGGAGCTGTATTTTCATATATTATCCAGGAGATGTTCTTCCAGGGGACGGCGAAAATACAGTTCAGAAAGCGTTCCATAGTGACCACTGCAATCTCTGTAGTACTGTTCTGGATCATCTTTATCTTTGGTTGGCAGCAGTATACTTCATATGTGCCAAATGAAGGCGAAATCAGCAGTGTCAGCGTCAATGGTAACTGGAGCAGCATGTATAGTGCAGATGGCGGGGAAAGGGAAGGGATGAGCGAAGAGTATATGTTCATCAGTGATCCGACCGTCATCGATCAGACCCTGGCCCTCCACCAGACAGCAATCGGGCAGGAGAACAGCCAGAGCAATGAATATAATGGCCAGGCACTTGAAATCAGTTACAGGATGAATGACGGTACGCATATTAGCAGAAGATATGATAATATCACCTTGGATAACGACCAGTACAGCACATTGCTGGAAACTTTGAACAGCAGCAGGTTCTCTACAGCATACGATATCGTCTATAATATAACGGATGTTACGAATATAAGGAACCTGGATATATCAGGCGTGAACGGCTATGTACAACTTGATGCCCATGAAGAAATCGGCTCCTTTGTTGAAGACTATCAAAGGCAGGCCCATCAGATTAATGAACAGATTCCGATACTGATCAGCAATGCCAATGTCCCGATTGTGAATGTTTCGGTCGACTTTGATTCGGACTATTATCAGGGGGTGGCCTCCATCTATAACCCAGCTCTCCTCAATGCAGTGGGTGAAAGCCAGGACATAGCGAATTTTATTGGAGTGGCAGACAGCCAGACGATGTACACACTCTCACTATCCGGGGAAGAAAAAGGGGCGTTCTTCGCAGATTATCAGTCTCTATCATTCGGTGAACTGGATGAAGAATATGCATTGGAAGAAGTTACAGGCGAAAATCGTGATGAAATCGTGGATGCGATAAATGAAGGGGAGTTGGATGCGGAGGGAGATCGTGTACTGCTGTACGCCCCTGAATTCATGCAGGAATCCGGCATGGGAATGGAAGATGCATCTGTTGCAGATGGTTACTATATAATCGGCATCGAATAGCCAACAACATTTAAGACCCTTATCCCTTCACATTCTTTCCCCGATTTTTGTATAATTGGGGGAAGGAGATGAACGTGATGAAAACCAAATATCTCGATAAGAGAGGATGGAGACGTCTCCTCCGATCTGACTACAAGGAAAAAATCATCCACCATGATGGTGAGGAAATGCTGGTCGGACTGCTCGACATCCATAAAGTGCGGTCTCCGCTCACGGTGCCGATACTGGATAAGAAGGTCCGGGTATGTGATGACCACTACAAATGGCTGCAGATCATGCCGAGGAATGGAAACTACAGTATTACTGTCATGTATGATGACAATGATCATGTCCTGCAGTACTACTTTGATATCAATGTCGAACATACACTGGAGCTTGGCAATGCCAGGCGGAAGGATATCTATCTGGATGTGCTCGCTCTGCCGGACGGCCGCTACGAGCTTGTCGATGAACGGGATATAAAACGGGCGGTCAGAAGAGGGCATATCACTGAGGAACAGCGTGACTACGCCTATTCGGTCGCGAATCAGGTGATGCAGGAGATCGAAGCGGATTTCAGCCGCTTCAGGCGTCTTGCAGACCACTGCAAAAGAAAAGTCGACCAGTAGAAAAGCAGTAAGGGGACTTCTTCCCCTTACTGCTTTTGTATTAAGTGGTCATATAGTCTCCACCATTGACATGGATGACCTGGCCAGTCATATAGCTTGAATCGTTGGATGCGAGCATCACATAGCTTGGGGCAAGCTCGCTTGGCTGGCCGCGACGGCCGAGTGGCGTATCCCCGCCATGCTGTTCCACTTTCTCCGCATCGAATGTCGCCGGAATGAGCGGTGTATATATCGGTCCGGGAGCGACGCCATTGACACGGATGCCTTTTGAGGCGAGATTGCCTGCCAGGGAACGTGTAAATGAAGTGATGGCTCCGTTCGTCGCCGAATACTCGATGAGTCCAGGTGACCCTCTATAGGCGGTGACGCTTGTCGTGTTGACGATTGCGTCCCCTTTGTCCAAGTACGGCAGTGCTGCCTGGGACATGAAGATGATGCCGTAGATATTCGTTTCAAAAGTCTCCCTGATCTGGTCTTCACTGATATCGAGGAAGTCCTCTGTTGGGTACTGGACGCCTGCATGGTTGACCAGCACGTTGAGTTTGCCGAAGTTGTCGATGGTGAATTTGACGAGCTCCTCACATTCCGATTTCTTTTTGACATCGAATGCGTAGGTTTCACATTTGACACCGTAGGACTCGACGGCTTCCTTCGTCTTATCTGCATCGTCATGCTCGTCGAGGTAGGCGATGACCATATTGGCGCCTTCCTTCGCATAGGCAACCGCGACAGCGCGTCCAATGCCGGAGTCGCCTCCAGTGATGATGGCGACCTTGTCCTTCAATTTACCGCTGCCTTTATAATAGTCATCATCGAATATCGGTTTTGGGTCCATATCCTTCTCAACACCGGGTTGGCGGTCCAGGGTATACCCTTCAACCTCTTCATCAATTTTCTCATGCTTGTTCTTTTCAGTCATGGTAATGTTGCCTCCTATTACAATGATTTAATCAATAGGCATATACCCAAAGCGCAGGCTTCCTACACTTATTTGAAATCAAGGATTGTGCAAATATTTATTTATGATAAGATTTTCTTATTGATGAAAGGATGTTGAATGAATGAAAGTCGATGATTATAAGCTGCTCGTCACACTTGATGAGACTAGGACGCTGCGCCGTGCCGCAGAGAAGCTGTTCATATCCCAGCCGGCTGTCAGTCAGCGCCTGAAATCCATTGAAGACGAGTGGGGGGTAAAGATATTCGTCCGGACGAAGAAGGAATTGTATGTGACGGGGGAGGGGGAGAAGATCATTGAGCATGCGCGCAGTGTGGTGGAGCGGGAGTCGCTGGTCAAAGAATATATACGCATCAACCAGAATTCCATACAGGGGAATCTCTCCATAGGTGTCTCCTCCCTGATCGGTCATACCATTCTGCCCGAAATACTGGCCCAGTACCTGAAGCTCTACCCGAATGTGAATATCAAGATCAAGGTCGGTTCATCCCAGCAGATCATCAATGAACAGAAT
This genomic interval carries:
- a CDS encoding DUF402 domain-containing protein; amino-acid sequence: MKTKYLDKRGWRRLLRSDYKEKIIHHDGEEMLVGLLDIHKVRSPLTVPILDKKVRVCDDHYKWLQIMPRNGNYSITVMYDDNDHVLQYYFDINVEHTLELGNARRKDIYLDVLALPDGRYELVDERDIKRAVRRGHITEEQRDYAYSVANQVMQEIEADFSRFRRLADHCKRKVDQ
- a CDS encoding SDR family oxidoreductase — translated: MTEKNKHEKIDEEVEGYTLDRQPGVEKDMDPKPIFDDDYYKGSGKLKDKVAIITGGDSGIGRAVAVAYAKEGANMVIAYLDEHDDADKTKEAVESYGVKCETYAFDVKKKSECEELVKFTIDNFGKLNVLVNHAGVQYPTEDFLDISEDQIRETFETNIYGIIFMSQAALPYLDKGDAIVNTTSVTAYRGSPGLIEYSATNGAITSFTRSLAGNLASKGIRVNGVAPGPIYTPLIPATFDAEKVEQHGGDTPLGRRGQPSELAPSYVMLASNDSSYMTGQVIHVNGGDYMTT